A window of Oligoflexus sp. contains these coding sequences:
- a CDS encoding DUF4383 domain-containing protein → MQTRKFALIAGIAYLAVGVLGFFPAFRMMPPGHAPHLAVEGSYGYLFGLFPVNVLHNIVHIAIGLWGLFAYRSFTGARAFSKSVAVIYAVLTVMGLIPGLNVVGGILPLFGHDVWLHALTAAVAAYFGFGHRTETDTTLHGRTPTVHG, encoded by the coding sequence ATGCAGACAAGAAAATTCGCTCTTATTGCCGGTATTGCTTATCTTGCCGTTGGCGTTCTTGGCTTTTTTCCAGCCTTTCGCATGATGCCTCCAGGGCACGCACCGCACCTTGCGGTGGAAGGATCGTATGGCTATCTCTTCGGTCTCTTCCCGGTCAATGTCCTGCATAACATCGTTCACATAGCTATTGGACTTTGGGGTCTTTTCGCCTATCGTTCGTTCACCGGTGCCCGCGCCTTCTCCAAGTCAGTGGCCGTGATTTACGCTGTTCTGACTGTTATGGGCCTTATTCCAGGCCTGAACGTGGTGGGTGGCATACTCCCGCTCTTCGGTCATGATGTGTGGCTGCATGCTCTGACTGCTGCCGTCGCCGCCTACTTTGGCTTTGGTCATCGCACCGAAACCGATACGACGCTCCATGGTCGGACCCCGACCGTCCACGGTTAA
- the guaD gene encoding guanine deaminase: MQLVTGTLLHCLAKSPVELEYSPHTTLLIDDHGRIQAKGKLADLQKQYPKAQGFDYTDRLLIPGFLDTHIHFPQMDMIGAMEPSLLPWLEKHTFPTEVAYRGRSDLMLKAAHQFVDELLSNGTTLACVYSSSNHDVTDLLFEVFAQRGLRGIIGKTSMDRHAPQALLVPMADDLAQQSALLQRWHGFDQRLSLALTPRFAPSCTPELMRALGELHAQHPDTYIQTHYAENTGELLWIKELFPKAHDYLDVYEAFGLITGRTLLAHGIHVEADARQRLAQHQAIISHCPTSNLFLGSGLFAWKTMEEAGVPIALGTDVGAGTSFSLWQTMNEAYKVAALRGAAVQPIDLLAAATLKAAQALGLSDLGSLSVGYQADFQVLNVRTRPLLERRIKMANSAEEILAALIHLADDRCVESVWVNGKRLRST; encoded by the coding sequence ATGCAGCTTGTCACCGGAACTCTTCTGCACTGCCTTGCCAAAAGCCCTGTGGAGCTGGAATACAGTCCGCATACGACCCTCTTGATCGACGATCATGGCAGGATACAGGCCAAAGGCAAGCTCGCGGACCTGCAAAAACAGTATCCGAAGGCCCAGGGCTTTGATTATACCGACCGGCTGCTGATTCCCGGATTTCTGGATACGCATATTCATTTTCCGCAGATGGATATGATTGGAGCCATGGAGCCTTCCCTCTTGCCCTGGCTTGAAAAGCACACATTCCCCACGGAAGTCGCCTATCGCGGACGCTCGGATCTGATGCTCAAGGCTGCCCACCAGTTCGTGGATGAGCTGCTGAGCAACGGCACGACGCTCGCCTGCGTCTACAGCAGTTCCAATCATGATGTGACGGATCTTCTGTTCGAAGTCTTTGCCCAAAGAGGACTGCGCGGCATCATTGGCAAAACCAGCATGGATCGCCATGCGCCGCAGGCGCTTTTAGTTCCCATGGCCGACGACCTTGCGCAACAGAGCGCTCTTCTTCAGCGCTGGCATGGGTTCGATCAAAGACTGTCGCTGGCGCTTACCCCAAGGTTCGCGCCGTCCTGCACACCCGAGCTGATGCGGGCCCTGGGTGAGCTGCATGCCCAGCATCCCGATACCTATATCCAGACCCACTATGCGGAAAACACGGGCGAGCTATTGTGGATCAAAGAGCTCTTTCCCAAGGCCCATGATTATCTGGACGTGTATGAAGCATTCGGCTTGATCACCGGACGCACCCTGCTGGCTCACGGTATTCACGTGGAAGCGGATGCGAGGCAGAGGCTGGCCCAGCACCAGGCGATCATCAGTCACTGCCCAACGTCCAACCTTTTTTTAGGCAGCGGACTCTTTGCGTGGAAGACCATGGAAGAGGCCGGAGTACCCATCGCCCTTGGGACCGATGTCGGGGCCGGCACGAGCTTCTCCCTTTGGCAAACCATGAATGAGGCGTATAAGGTCGCGGCCCTGCGCGGCGCTGCGGTGCAGCCCATTGATCTTCTGGCCGCCGCCACGCTGAAGGCAGCCCAGGCTCTGGGGCTTTCCGATCTTGGTTCCCTCAGTGTCGGTTACCAGGCGGATTTTCAGGTGCTCAACGTAAGAACCCGACCTTTGCTGGAGCGCCGGATCAAGATGGCGAACAGCGCCGAAGAGATTCTTGCGGCGCTCATTCATCTTGCCGACGACCGCTGTGTGGAGTCGGTGTGGGTCAATGGCAAAAGGCTGCGCTCGACTTAA
- a CDS encoding putative DNA modification/repair radical SAM protein has translation MEIRSKLSILADAAKYDASCSSSGIQRKNVPGGLGNSEGMGICHSYTPDGRCISLLKVLLTNFCVFDCSYCINRISSDVKRARFTIEELVWLTMEFYKRNYIEGLFLSSGVMKTPDHTMEEMIEVARRLRVDHKFQGYIHLKAVAGASAELLQKAGLWADRLSANIELPKQDDLDKLAPAKTHEQIESAMDSIATKIAEVKEDRKTLKSTPAFAPSGQTTQMIVGATPSSDADILATASHLYEGFSLKRVYYSAFSPIPSGDPRLPLQKPPLVRENRLYQADWLLRFYGFRHHELTTTDTPNLDLHLDPKTSWALRSRNFFPVDINRAPREDLLRVPGLGVRTVDRILKMRPHRSITLADLAKLRVSLDKARPFILTADKNTGVTLLDDQNLEAQLLPKKPKQPTLFELMGESAEGW, from the coding sequence ATGGAAATTCGTTCAAAACTCTCCATACTCGCTGACGCCGCCAAATACGACGCATCCTGCTCCAGCAGTGGTATTCAAAGAAAGAACGTCCCCGGTGGCCTCGGTAATTCCGAAGGCATGGGAATATGTCACAGCTACACCCCTGACGGCCGCTGTATTTCCCTGCTCAAGGTCCTGCTCACCAATTTCTGTGTCTTTGACTGCAGCTATTGCATCAATCGCATTTCCAGTGACGTTAAACGCGCTCGATTTACCATCGAAGAGCTGGTTTGGCTGACCATGGAATTTTATAAGCGGAATTACATAGAAGGCCTTTTCCTGAGTTCCGGCGTCATGAAAACGCCCGATCACACGATGGAAGAGATGATTGAAGTCGCCCGCCGTCTGCGTGTCGATCACAAGTTTCAGGGGTATATTCACCTGAAAGCCGTGGCCGGCGCATCTGCGGAACTTCTGCAAAAGGCCGGGCTGTGGGCGGACCGTTTGAGCGCGAACATCGAGCTGCCGAAACAGGACGACCTCGATAAGCTGGCGCCAGCCAAGACGCATGAACAGATTGAATCGGCCATGGATTCGATTGCAACGAAGATCGCTGAAGTCAAGGAAGACAGAAAAACTCTGAAATCCACGCCAGCTTTTGCTCCCAGTGGTCAGACCACCCAGATGATCGTGGGCGCAACACCCAGCAGCGATGCTGATATACTGGCGACGGCCTCGCATCTTTATGAAGGTTTTTCCTTGAAGCGGGTTTATTACTCCGCCTTCAGTCCCATTCCCAGCGGTGATCCGCGCCTGCCGCTGCAAAAACCGCCTTTGGTCCGTGAAAATCGCCTTTATCAGGCGGACTGGCTTTTGCGCTTTTATGGGTTTCGGCATCACGAGCTGACCACCACGGATACGCCGAACCTCGATCTGCATCTGGATCCGAAAACATCCTGGGCTCTGCGATCGCGGAATTTTTTTCCGGTGGATATCAACAGGGCCCCGCGCGAGGATCTCTTGCGCGTGCCTGGCCTTGGCGTTCGAACGGTGGATCGCATTCTTAAGATGCGGCCGCATCGTTCCATTACGCTGGCTGATCTGGCCAAACTTCGCGTGTCCCTCGACAAAGCGCGGCCTTTTATCCTGACAGCCGATAAAAATACGGGCGTAACGCTGCTTGATGATCAGAATCTCGAAGCCCAGCTGCTTCCCAAAAAACCCAAGCAGCCGACTCTTTTTGAGCTGATGGGTGAATCGGCGGAGGGCTGGTGA
- a CDS encoding UdgX family uracil-DNA binding protein (This protein belongs to the uracil DNA glycosylase superfamily, members of which act in excision repair of DNA. However, it belongs more specifically to UdgX branch, whose founding member was found to bind uracil in DNA (where it does not belong), without cleaving it, appears to promote DNA repair by a pathway involving RecA, rather than base excision.), producing MIRCEMPQDFADWRLQGRQLIHARIRPEAVQWREASPQIAGRLALDEGIWEAPPLPAEALRAFSVPRDFVEKAERVFYHRSEKKWSLLYRMLWRIVHENHKLLDDRVDDDVSAFMDMEHQVRRDAHKMKAFVRFRKVQSQDHEEYVAWHEPDHPLLPYVVPFFKDRFSSMIWTILTPDASARWDGERVSWGRGCAQHEAPTADSLEDLWSCYYTSIFNPARVKLKAMRAEMPTRYWKSMPETREIARLLADSDRRVAEMIDRSPRDASAFVPHNGSYDELKTAASRCTACKLCEAATQTVFGEGPLTARIMIVGEQPGDQEDQAGRPFVGPAGEILDQALKAAGIQRENVYLTNAVKHFKFTWQGKRRLHEKPAPRDVAACKPWLLAERHSIQPDLVICLGLTAALSVFGRSFRLKDVRGVVQPSSFAKLSMITYHPAHILRLPDPQQQAEAFRELVHDLRQLVTLWQHSHVKLSSAQDSFPGQ from the coding sequence GTGATTCGCTGTGAAATGCCGCAGGATTTTGCGGACTGGCGTCTTCAAGGTCGGCAGCTTATTCATGCGCGCATTCGACCGGAGGCTGTGCAGTGGCGTGAGGCAAGTCCCCAAATAGCCGGACGCCTCGCCCTTGATGAAGGCATTTGGGAAGCGCCGCCCCTCCCAGCGGAAGCTCTGCGCGCCTTTTCCGTGCCTCGTGATTTTGTCGAGAAGGCGGAGCGGGTCTTCTATCATCGTTCGGAAAAAAAGTGGTCCCTTCTCTATCGCATGCTCTGGCGTATCGTGCATGAGAATCACAAGCTGCTCGATGATCGCGTCGATGATGATGTCAGCGCGTTTATGGATATGGAGCATCAGGTTCGCCGCGATGCCCATAAAATGAAGGCTTTTGTACGCTTTCGAAAGGTTCAGAGCCAGGACCATGAAGAGTATGTCGCATGGCATGAGCCGGATCATCCTCTCCTGCCTTACGTTGTTCCCTTCTTCAAGGATCGCTTTTCATCCATGATCTGGACAATCCTGACGCCGGATGCCTCGGCCCGTTGGGATGGGGAAAGGGTAAGCTGGGGCCGCGGCTGTGCCCAGCATGAAGCCCCCACGGCGGATTCCCTGGAGGATCTCTGGTCCTGCTATTACACATCCATTTTCAATCCAGCCCGCGTGAAGCTGAAAGCCATGAGGGCGGAAATGCCGACCCGTTATTGGAAATCCATGCCGGAGACGCGAGAAATCGCCCGGCTTCTTGCCGACAGCGATCGCCGTGTGGCCGAGATGATTGATCGGAGTCCGCGCGACGCCTCAGCCTTCGTTCCGCACAATGGGTCCTATGACGAATTGAAAACTGCGGCATCCCGCTGCACAGCCTGCAAACTTTGTGAGGCGGCTACGCAGACTGTTTTTGGCGAGGGTCCACTTACGGCCCGCATTATGATCGTAGGCGAGCAGCCCGGAGATCAGGAGGACCAAGCCGGCCGTCCTTTCGTGGGACCAGCCGGTGAGATCCTGGATCAGGCGCTCAAGGCAGCCGGCATTCAACGGGAAAATGTCTATCTGACCAATGCTGTCAAACATTTTAAATTCACCTGGCAGGGCAAGCGGCGTCTGCACGAAAAACCTGCACCGCGTGATGTCGCGGCCTGCAAACCTTGGCTCCTGGCCGAGCGTCATTCGATTCAGCCCGATCTTGTCATTTGCCTCGGACTGACGGCGGCTTTGAGCGTATTTGGACGCAGTTTTCGTCTCAAGGACGTTCGCGGCGTTGTGCAGCCCTCCAGTTTTGCTAAACTTTCCATGATTACCTATCATCCTGCGCATATTCTGCGACTGCCCGATCCTCAACAGCAGGCCGAGGCTTTTCGGGAACTGGTTCATGATCTGCGCCAATTGGTAACGCTTTGGCAGCATTCGCACGTGAAACTGTCATCTGCACAAGACAGTTTTCCTGGCCAATAA
- a CDS encoding NCS2 family permease, with amino-acid sequence MQNASHHSSATSLRSDLIGGLTTFLTMAYIVVVNPSILSTEGTGLPFAGVMTATILLAAGMSILMGVYAKLPFGVAPGMGLNAFLAFSVILGRQIPWPIAMGLVFWAGLFFLLLSILPVRMAIVGAIPVHLRSAAAMGIGLFLAFIGLKNAGLVVADPVTFVKFGVWTTSSMLAVLGLFIMAVLLQRGWPVAFLLGIVIVTALAYSLGFVTIPDQLLSTPDFSSTFLKLDILGALKVEYLAVIFAIMMTDLFDSVSTLSGVSQASGLVDESGQPKNLRRGLFVDACATLSAGLLGTSAGTAYIESAAGIEAGGRSGRAAVVTGLLFLPCLFFAPLAGAVPAYATAPVLILVGAMMIKGGSQVFKSNHYEDLIPSFLTLILMPLTFSITQGLLWGLISHVLLYLAAGRYRELPIYTWIMAGLSALLLWLH; translated from the coding sequence ATGCAGAACGCGTCCCATCACAGTTCAGCCACTTCGCTTCGCTCCGATCTTATCGGTGGTCTTACTACCTTTCTCACCATGGCGTATATCGTGGTGGTGAACCCTTCGATCCTTTCGACAGAAGGCACTGGCCTGCCCTTCGCTGGCGTGATGACAGCCACGATCCTTCTGGCCGCCGGGATGAGCATTCTCATGGGTGTTTACGCTAAACTCCCGTTTGGCGTAGCTCCCGGCATGGGCCTCAACGCCTTCCTCGCGTTCAGCGTGATTTTGGGTCGCCAGATCCCCTGGCCGATCGCGATGGGTCTTGTGTTCTGGGCGGGTTTATTTTTTCTTCTCCTCAGCATTTTGCCAGTTCGCATGGCAATAGTGGGAGCCATACCCGTCCACCTTCGTTCAGCGGCCGCTATGGGGATCGGACTTTTTCTGGCCTTCATCGGTCTTAAAAATGCGGGTTTGGTGGTGGCCGATCCTGTGACCTTCGTGAAATTCGGAGTCTGGACGACATCGAGTATGCTGGCCGTCCTGGGACTTTTCATTATGGCCGTCCTGCTGCAGAGGGGCTGGCCTGTCGCCTTCCTGCTCGGCATTGTCATTGTCACCGCGCTTGCGTATAGCCTGGGGTTTGTTACGATTCCCGATCAGCTGCTCAGCACGCCGGATTTTTCGAGCACATTTTTAAAACTGGATATTCTGGGTGCACTGAAAGTGGAATATCTTGCTGTCATCTTCGCCATCATGATGACAGATTTATTCGATTCCGTGTCCACACTGTCCGGAGTCTCGCAGGCCTCGGGCCTGGTCGATGAAAGCGGACAACCGAAAAATCTGCGGCGCGGTCTCTTCGTGGATGCCTGTGCCACTCTCTCCGCAGGGCTTTTGGGAACTTCAGCCGGGACGGCCTATATCGAAAGCGCAGCGGGAATTGAAGCGGGTGGCCGCAGCGGGCGCGCCGCGGTTGTAACCGGACTTTTGTTTCTGCCCTGTTTATTCTTTGCGCCCCTGGCAGGAGCGGTTCCCGCTTATGCGACGGCGCCGGTCTTGATTTTAGTCGGGGCCATGATGATCAAAGGCGGGTCTCAGGTTTTCAAATCCAATCACTATGAGGATCTGATTCCCAGCTTTTTAACGCTGATTCTGATGCCTCTGACCTTTTCCATCACCCAGGGTCTCTTGTGGGGGCTGATCAGTCACGTTCTGCTTTATCTTGCGGCGGGACGCTATCGCGAATTGCCCATCTACACCTGGATCATGGCGGGACTTTCTGCGCTCCTGCTCTGGCTGCATTAA
- a CDS encoding xanthine dehydrogenase small subunit gives MSTRSFLRFSLNGSLQEVSGSEASMMLADWLRTRLYLTGTKIVCAEGDCGACTVLRAFPGLGRARDLRFEPINACITMLAQIDGSHLVTVDALSQDKVLAPVQEAMVQAKGSQCGYCTPGFVMALCGLFESCSTKPDEQTVKNHLTGNLCRCTGYTPIVAAAMSLDPKALPPLAERFVTRALAKALKESLAQPIAITTDQGKIFAPVKIADVSTLLKKYPKAMILASGTDLGVQINKGKRALGDVISLHLIPELYESGQKGAVYQFGAKVNLEEVRRRCDKGIPEFSSLLNVFASPQIKHSATLVGNIANASPIGDTLPFLLVVDGRVAVAKKEIPLTELFQGYRKMALKSGEWIRAVSFRAPQKTEVLRLYKAATRKDLDISTVSAAFLFDFKKSRKDNRPVIQSARVAFGGVAAIPLRIKRLEDWLKDKVLDASVVEAAHKILQEEIEPLSDLRGSAAYRRILVQGFFQQYCDEIMQSQELSHVHS, from the coding sequence ATGTCGACACGCTCCTTTCTTCGCTTTTCACTCAACGGATCCCTTCAGGAAGTCAGTGGATCCGAGGCCTCGATGATGCTGGCTGACTGGCTGCGCACGCGCCTTTACCTGACCGGAACCAAGATCGTCTGCGCCGAAGGCGACTGCGGCGCCTGCACTGTTCTAAGGGCTTTTCCCGGCCTCGGCCGCGCGCGTGACCTGCGCTTCGAGCCCATCAATGCCTGCATCACGATGCTCGCGCAAATCGATGGTTCGCACCTCGTAACCGTGGATGCTCTGAGCCAGGATAAAGTCCTGGCCCCCGTTCAGGAAGCCATGGTTCAAGCCAAGGGAAGCCAGTGCGGGTATTGCACACCGGGTTTTGTCATGGCGCTCTGCGGTCTTTTCGAAAGCTGCAGCACCAAACCGGATGAACAGACCGTGAAGAATCATCTGACCGGAAACCTTTGCCGCTGCACGGGTTATACACCGATCGTCGCAGCAGCCATGAGCCTTGATCCCAAAGCCTTGCCGCCCTTGGCGGAACGCTTTGTCACCCGGGCGCTGGCAAAAGCACTGAAAGAATCGCTGGCTCAGCCGATTGCGATCACAACCGACCAGGGGAAGATTTTTGCGCCGGTTAAGATCGCGGATGTGAGCACGCTCCTGAAGAAATATCCCAAGGCCATGATCCTGGCATCCGGCACCGACCTGGGCGTGCAGATCAATAAAGGCAAACGCGCTCTTGGGGATGTTATCAGTCTGCATCTGATTCCTGAGCTTTATGAATCCGGACAGAAGGGGGCCGTTTATCAATTCGGAGCCAAGGTCAACCTGGAAGAGGTTCGCCGCCGCTGCGACAAAGGCATTCCGGAGTTCAGTTCCCTTTTGAATGTATTCGCCTCGCCGCAGATTAAACATTCTGCGACGCTGGTTGGCAACATTGCCAATGCCTCACCGATTGGTGATACGCTGCCCTTTCTTTTGGTCGTTGATGGACGGGTGGCCGTTGCGAAAAAAGAAATTCCTTTGACGGAACTGTTCCAGGGCTATCGGAAAATGGCCTTGAAAAGCGGCGAATGGATAAGGGCCGTTTCCTTTCGTGCGCCACAGAAAACCGAGGTGCTCCGTCTCTATAAGGCAGCGACGCGCAAGGACCTCGATATTTCCACAGTCAGTGCCGCCTTTCTTTTTGATTTCAAAAAAAGCCGCAAGGACAACCGGCCCGTGATTCAATCCGCCCGCGTGGCCTTCGGTGGTGTGGCGGCTATTCCTCTTCGCATCAAACGCCTGGAAGATTGGCTGAAGGATAAAGTCCTGGATGCTTCGGTTGTCGAAGCGGCTCATAAGATACTGCAGGAAGAGATCGAGCCTCTTTCCGACCTGCGTGGCAGCGCCGCCTATCGCCGTATTCTGGTCCAGGGATTTTTTCAGCAGTACTGTGATGAAATCATGCAAAGCCAGGAGCTTTCCCATGTCCATTCTTAA
- a CDS encoding Mut7-C RNAse domain-containing protein: MEPRSVTIRFHEELNDFLPRHQLGQRIAVTFHGRRTVKDLIESLGVPHVEIDTICAQGAAVDFDYIVQDQDEIHVHPGFRVTLPPRFVIDENVAKLCPLLRMLGFDTLYVQGATDSWIATISKQEGRTILSRDKGLLKRKEVHSGLYLRSTVSQEQLREVVERLKIKAFCEPFTRCMSCNHRLTSLPAQEAAVSPHIPPGVRKWTNEFFHCPGCHRVFWKGSHHQSMEKLVRQILHQA, translated from the coding sequence ATGGAGCCGAGATCGGTAACAATTCGTTTCCATGAGGAATTGAATGACTTTCTTCCCCGGCATCAGTTGGGTCAAAGAATTGCGGTCACCTTTCACGGTCGCCGCACGGTCAAGGATCTGATTGAATCTCTCGGCGTTCCCCATGTCGAAATTGATACGATCTGCGCCCAGGGTGCGGCGGTCGACTTTGACTATATCGTGCAGGATCAGGATGAAATTCACGTTCATCCCGGGTTTCGCGTGACGCTGCCACCACGTTTTGTGATTGATGAGAATGTGGCAAAGTTATGTCCGCTGCTGCGGATGCTGGGGTTTGATACCCTGTATGTGCAAGGGGCCACCGACTCCTGGATTGCAACCATTTCCAAACAGGAGGGGCGCACGATACTGTCGCGTGACAAGGGGCTTTTGAAAAGAAAAGAGGTTCACTCCGGACTTTATCTTCGCTCCACCGTGTCTCAGGAGCAGCTGCGGGAAGTTGTGGAAAGGCTTAAAATAAAGGCGTTTTGTGAACCCTTTACGCGATGCATGAGCTGCAATCATCGGTTGACTTCGCTCCCGGCTCAAGAGGCCGCGGTGAGTCCCCACATACCCCCGGGGGTGAGGAAATGGACGAACGAGTTCTTCCATTGTCCAGGCTGCCACAGAGTGTTTTGGAAGGGCAGTCATCATCAAAGCATGGAAAAATTGGTTCGCCAGATCCTCCACCAAGCCTGA
- the rpsJ gene encoding 30S ribosomal protein S10, with protein sequence MSSQNIRIRLKGYDHRLLDQSAVEIVERAKRTGARVAGPIPLPTSINRFTVLRSPHVDKKSREQFEIRTHKRVLDIMDAKAQTIDALMKLDLAAGVDVEIKLY encoded by the coding sequence ATGAGTAGTCAAAACATTAGAATTCGTCTCAAGGGGTACGACCACCGATTGCTTGATCAATCTGCGGTCGAAATCGTAGAGCGTGCGAAACGGACGGGAGCGCGAGTCGCTGGTCCTATACCACTGCCCACCTCGATCAACCGTTTCACAGTCCTGCGCAGTCCGCACGTCGATAAAAAATCGCGTGAGCAGTTTGAGATCCGCACACACAAGCGCGTTCTCGACATCATGGATGCTAAAGCGCAGACAATCGATGCTTTGATGAAGCTCGATTTGGCAGCTGGAGTCGACGTCGAGATCAAACTCTACTAA
- a CDS encoding sensor histidine kinase yields the protein MRRLKKPYSLSWHLVVLVLASMIPFFIFSAFMVDRLVRLERQAGERLLRREAQKLRVSVDQEFSSIIRTLQALATSQDLEQHDLKAFHQDLNRIQKSQPAWLAILVHDMQGRMLLSSMRDYGDVLKTPPEPDSLRDVISSEEAVIGKVIKVPAGSVISNSFAFPIRVPVFVKGKMTYVLTAVISVNRLQAIANDGLAMEWTRTIVDRASTVAARSLRPEDFVGDLATPSYIKHTSSSFEGMVRETTLDGKPVYLVFDRSRLSGWISSIAVPVEILEAPTRRSRALVLATGSFILLVFGGLALLYSRRLALQIRSAAKGAMNLADGKVPEVEASMVTEVQQLRSALITVANLLQEREQERNEHLNQAIAARSEAEQANRAKSEFLANMSHELRTPLGVVLGFAELSVLDDISPEERAENHAIIQRNGQHLLRLIDDILDLSKVEARRLTIHAQDFSLPDMMAGIMGDLKPKALEKNLALTLTKSGMLPGQIHTDPVRLRQIIYNLVGNAIKFTEKGEVNIHLESMDDDLIITVRDTGIGLTVEQQNTLFRPFTQADGSHTRRYGGTGLGLALSRRLAELLDGSVELLESAPGQGSAFQFRVRVR from the coding sequence GTGCGCCGCTTGAAAAAGCCTTATTCGCTCAGTTGGCATTTGGTTGTCCTGGTATTGGCTTCCATGATTCCATTTTTCATCTTTTCCGCTTTTATGGTGGATAGGCTGGTTCGTCTGGAAAGGCAGGCCGGTGAGCGTCTTTTGCGGCGTGAAGCGCAAAAACTCCGGGTATCGGTGGATCAGGAGTTTTCCAGCATCATACGCACGCTTCAGGCCCTGGCGACGTCTCAGGACCTTGAGCAGCACGATTTGAAAGCCTTTCATCAGGATTTGAATCGCATTCAAAAATCCCAGCCTGCGTGGCTTGCCATTCTTGTGCATGATATGCAGGGCAGGATGCTGCTCAGTTCCATGCGCGACTACGGTGATGTTCTGAAGACTCCACCGGAGCCGGACAGTCTGCGTGACGTCATAAGTTCGGAAGAGGCAGTCATTGGAAAGGTGATCAAGGTACCGGCTGGCTCTGTGATCTCCAACTCCTTCGCTTTTCCGATTCGCGTCCCCGTGTTCGTCAAAGGGAAGATGACTTATGTGCTCACTGCAGTGATTTCGGTGAACAGGCTTCAGGCCATTGCCAATGATGGCTTGGCGATGGAATGGACCCGCACGATCGTGGATCGCGCCAGCACTGTGGCTGCTCGTTCGCTGCGTCCCGAGGATTTTGTGGGTGACTTGGCCACACCCTCCTATATCAAACACACGAGTTCGAGTTTCGAAGGAATGGTTCGAGAGACCACCTTGGATGGCAAGCCTGTTTATCTCGTTTTTGATCGCTCGCGTCTTTCCGGATGGATCAGCTCCATAGCGGTGCCGGTGGAAATTCTGGAAGCCCCAACGCGGCGCTCCCGGGCCCTTGTCCTCGCGACAGGCAGTTTCATTCTTCTTGTTTTCGGTGGGCTCGCGCTCCTGTATTCGCGCCGGCTCGCTCTTCAAATCCGCTCGGCTGCAAAAGGCGCCATGAACCTGGCGGATGGCAAAGTCCCCGAGGTGGAAGCTTCCATGGTTACCGAGGTGCAGCAGCTGCGAAGCGCATTGATCACGGTGGCCAATCTTCTTCAGGAGCGGGAACAGGAACGCAACGAACATTTGAATCAGGCCATCGCTGCCCGATCCGAGGCGGAACAGGCCAACCGTGCGAAGAGCGAGTTTCTGGCCAACATGAGCCATGAACTCCGAACCCCTCTGGGTGTGGTACTGGGCTTTGCTGAGCTTTCGGTGCTGGATGATATTTCTCCGGAAGAGAGGGCGGAGAACCATGCCATCATCCAGCGCAACGGTCAGCATCTTTTGCGATTGATCGACGATATTCTGGATCTTTCTAAAGTCGAAGCGCGGCGCTTGACGATTCATGCTCAGGATTTCTCCTTGCCGGACATGATGGCAGGAATTATGGGAGATCTTAAGCCCAAGGCTCTGGAAAAAAATCTGGCCCTTACGCTGACGAAATCGGGAATGCTTCCGGGTCAGATTCATACCGATCCCGTTCGTTTGCGCCAGATCATTTATAATCTGGTGGGCAATGCGATCAAGTTCACGGAAAAAGGCGAGGTTAATATTCATCTTGAAAGCATGGATGATGATCTGATTATCACCGTGCGGGATACAGGTATTGGTCTGACAGTCGAGCAGCAAAACACCCTGTTCCGTCCCTTCACCCAGGCCGATGGCAGTCACACCCGCAGATACGGTGGGACAGGTCTTGGTCTCGCTCTGTCCCGCCGTCTGGCCGAGCTCTTGGATGGCAGCGTCGAGCTTTTGGAAAGCGCCCCAGGGCAGGGCTCGGCCTTTCAGTTTCGCGTGCGAGTCCGGTAA